Within Halodesulfurarchaeum sp. HSR-GB, the genomic segment CTTCGGGTGGGGTGAATTGGGCTCAATCCGAGCAAATAATTGGATGGCTGTAATCCCACCCTCTATTCACCCGACAGGGACACGATACACCGTCGATCGGAAATCACCGATCGCGAGGATTTCCCCTCGAGAGTTAGAGTTGGTTGTCGACAAAATCCAAGAATCGCAATCAGAATCAGATTCGCGCCCTCATTCATCCCAAATCCCGACTAAATCAGTTGGGGCCCTCGATTTCATCCAATCAGACTCGATTCGGAACAGGATTGAACGATACCTTCACGAGTCAAACCCCGACCACAGTGATAGGATATGGCTCGTCGGGTGGCTCTATCACGTTCCCGAGAATCCGAATCTGAAAGAGCAAGATATCGTGGACCTGATCATGCAGAAGGCTCAATGGTCAAACCTCAACCGCGACATTGTAGAAGAACAAGTCGACTCCGTGATCAAATCGTCCGGATGACACAACTGACAAATATATTGGCGTATTTGTCGTAATCATGTTCGAACTCACAGGCTTCCAGCGTGATCTGATAATCATTATTTCCGGCCTTGACGAACCAAATGGGCTTGAAATCAAGGAAGAGACCGATGATTACTACGAATCAGAAATCAACCACGGTCGACTCTATCCTAACCTTAATACGCTTATTGACGAGGGATTACTGAACAAAGAGAAAGCAGACGAGCGAACCAACAAATACGAACTCACCAAATCGGGGAGACAAGCCATAAAAGAGCGCCGGGAATGGGAAGAGCAGTACGTCGATATCGACTAAGGTCGCGACTAGTTTTGGTGTTCAGTTTGGGATTTGGTAGGATTTGGTTTTTTGTCCCTTTTGATGCAGTGAAGGACTAATCAGACATTATCCAACCATGAGTAGCAATAACCAGTCCTCAAACAGCGGCAGCACCGGCACTAAATCGCTAACGCCCCACCTCCTCGACAAGGAGGCAACAATCCCCTTCCTCGGCCTGACAGCCGACAGCGTCCTCGAGTATCCTGAAGAGGTGGATACAGAAGGGGAACGATTCAGCGAAGACGCAGCTCCTTTCGAAGACGTCATCGAAGTACTTCCCAAGCCCATGGCCGTCGACGTTTGGGCAGTCAATCCCTTCGTCGACGAATCGGGCGAAGTGGACGTCGAAGCCATTAGAGACGTTCACGGTCTCGATACAGACACGTTGGAAAACGCGATGGGTGAATCGCTCGAAACGGTAGTCGAGGACACCGATCCCACCCCCCTCGAGGAAGACCGACACCGGAAGGCAATCGTCGATCCACGACGGCTCGCACTCAATGCACTTGGGTACGATACTCGGTTCCGGTGGCAGATCGCTTCCAATCGATACACAGCCGGCGATCCACAGGACTTCCTGCGGCCAGCTATCGATGCGTTCCGGCGCCGGGGCATGGACGGATTCGGGTGGCTATCCTTCGACAACTGGGGCGGTCACGTCAAGCTGACCATGATCTGGCCATCGGTCAATACGGATTTCGATACCGGGCCAACAAGTGACCTTACGGCCTACATGGGCTACCGAATCCAGTGGGACGTCCAGGGGACTCAGAAGATCAAAGCCCATGAAGTCGTCTTCCTGCCTGAGCTTCAAGTCTCGATTCCAGACATCGGCCAGGTATACAGCCGAAAACACCTCGGGCAATTCATCGATCCCGAACACGAACGGCAGAACGATCGGCTCCCGCCCCGGAAATGGCACGGTCAAATCGCAAGCACCGCGAACCAGCGGGTCGTGACGGTCCCAGAAAACATCCTCCGACTGCGTGAAACCGATCTCGACCTGACTCAGGTTCCTTACGCCCCGATCGACGATGACGCCGATGAAATGAGCAAGCAAGCGGCTATAAACACCCTCACCACATTCTATCTCCTACACGGTATCCCCGAAACCTACGCAGAGGAGGCAGCTGCGGAGTCGGTTCGCATGGCAGAACCGCATTATCAGCCAACACTCTTTGCGATCGTTCTCAATCTCCAACGGACCCTCCTTGAGGTCTATGAAGATCACTCTCTCGCGAGCGATCAGTACGTCGAATACCAGGAACTCGCGTCCGATATCTACGATCGGCCCTTCCAGATGATCCAACTGGCTGCGAGGGAATACGAGATCCAGCGAACGGACGAAGATGAGGAGTGGATTCCTGAAAATCAGTTGGGGCTCGTCGACGATCCCGAGTCTGCAAACGAGATCCCCGGTGTGAATGTCACGAACGAACGGGCGCTAACAGATGTCGAAGCCACACAACTTGAGAACCGTGTCCAGCAGAAAGTTCAGGAAACTTTGGGCGGTTTTTCGAGTGCTTGAATAAGGTAGCACAATGAGTAGTACATCAACCTCCTCCGCCGTTGAATACTCGGACGAGGACTACGTCGTTCACCTCGCAAACGCTCTCATCAACGAACATGGAGGGACTGTCGATGCGAGTATCGTTGCCAATCTGGCACCAGAATATTTCGAGCTCGATGGTGGAACAACAACGGAGCGGGTTCGAGAAATCATCGACGAGTCCGACCATATCAACGTGAACCGTGACGGAGCACAGGACAGGATCGAAAGCGTCCGAGCCCACGGACAGCCCCCGAGGGAAATCCTCGAGATCAATCCCCGATTAGGGGGCAACGAGGCCACACTTCACGCTCTCGAGATCGTGAACGATACGGTGGCTGAAAAGCTGAACAACGAGGGTTTAGAGACTGTCAAAGACATCGCGAACGCCGATCCCTGCAAGATCGAAGGGATCAGTGCCACTATGACCACCGCGAAGGCGCAAGCCCTCGTTGAGGAAGCCCAGCAGCACGTCAGTTCTGAATCACATCTCTCCAATTCCGGACTCTCTCCCTACGTTCGCGATGATGAATCCCCGGCAGCCACAGTCCAGGAAGTCTCTGAAATCGATACGCCTGTCGGGGAACCTCTCGTCATCACACAAGGCCTCGACCCGGACGATCCCAAAGCTCACTACCACGGCCTTCTGGTCCACCAAGATATCGGCCATCCGAAGGTGCCCAAAAAGGAGTCCAACGCTCGCGACGGCGAAGTAAAACTCTTCGAGGACGAAAACGGCGACGTCATCGAGCCCGCAATCCCGACTGAGCCAACGTTGCAAATGCCAATCGACGAAATAGTCGCGAAAACCCTCTCGAGAAACGAAACGCCGGTCATGCTCAAAGGCCCCCACGGGTCGGGGAAAAACACGGTCATCAAGTGGCTGGCTTACCAGACGAACCGGCCCTACATCTCGATCGACGCCCACGAGGATATGCTGGCTCAAGACCTCTTTGGATCCATGTCGCTCGACGAAGATCGGAAAGTCGTGCGGCGTGATACGGCGCTCACAGCCGGGATGAAGATGGGGGCGCTCATCGTCATCAACGAACTCCCAGCGGCGCAGGCGGGCATCCTCATGTCCCTCCACCGATTCCTCCAGGAGGGTAAGTTGCTCATCAAAGAAACGGGCGAACTGATCGAGCCCCACAGCGCGACTCGGATTCTCGCGACTCAGAACCCGGCTACGGTCGACTACGGAGGGAACAGCGAACTCAACATGGCGACTGACGATCGATGGGCTACGTACCAGCACAACTACCCTCCGAAGGATGAGGAGGTCCGTGTGCTGCACGAGATGGCAAACCGTGATACGCAAGTGGCAGATCGGGCCACAATCCGGAAGATGGTCGAAATCGCTTACATGACGAGGAATGAACGAACGATGCCGACCGTAAGTACCCGGCACCTCAAAATCTCCCTCAACCGGATCGATGACGGCGCTTCGCCAAAGGCCGCGATGAAGTGGGCACTCCAATCGATGAGCCGGGAAACGCATAACCCGAAGGACCTCTACGGAGAAATTGACGACCGGCTATGAGCGATAGAGAAGTCCAGACAAACGACCAAGAAGATACAGAAGTTGGTCAGCCAGTTTCCCTCAATCTGACGTACAGAGAGGCTTCGATACTCGATGCCTATGTTCGCACAATGTTCGAAGCTGATGACAATTACGACGATTACAGCAAGCCCATGGGATCAGTTCTCGATAAGTTGGAGGCTCAATTATGAACGATAGAGACGCCCGCGAAGACGAGAATAAAAAAAAGGGTACAGTTGGCCTAAAGATGGCTGTCGTGCAAGTCGATGCTCGGGGGACGACCAAAGGGATTTGCGTCGTGTGGTGTGGAGACGGAAAAGCCAATCTGGGTGCGGGAACACTCCTGTCCCACGTGCGGATTCGAGACGGACAGGGACGCGAACGCAGCGATGAACATCCTCAAGCGCGGTTTTCAAAAGCTAGGGCTGGGATGGCCCGAATCAACACCTGTAGAGACTGTGACCGCTACGGACACTGATGACTTCCGAGAGGTGTCTGCACGTCACGTCATCGAAACAGGAAGCCTACCCTCGTGAGAGCAGGATTCCCCGCGCCACCGTGCGCGGGAAACATTCAAATCATTTGCTTGTGACACGATGCTTATGGTCCGAGAAGACGGGAAACGAAATTTCGTATTGCGTGAAGACGGCGAGGAATCCAGCGTATTTTCCGGGAATACCCCCCGCCAAGCGGCAATGAAAGCGGCCCGTCGCCTCGATGATCAAGGTGATTCAGAAAGCGAAGCCCCTCGAGAAGAACTCATCCTTCGAGAGAAGGGATCCGACAAACTCCACAAATACGAAGCCTGGGCCTGGACTGAACCAGCACCGGAGGACTCCCCCGATTGGCTTGAAGGAGAAGTATCCAAAGCCAACGTCTCAAAGCAAGGAATCGAGCACCTCGACTAATACTCTGGTTGGTTTTTGGGCCTCTTGATGGGGTGAAGGGTCATGTCTTCAGCAGCCACTCGTAACACCTTCTCTCAATCGGCGGCCTACTTTCGTTCATCTCCTGACCGCCAAGAACGACTGCGAAACTACGTTCAGCGGCACACCGGAGAGCACGTCGACGTCAGGCTTACGCCCAGTGTTGAGACGGCAGCTGTTATGCCGGCCTCGGAAGACGCTCTCCTCGAAGCCGAAGAAACAGATTTCGATAACCAAGAAGCCGAGCGACTGATCGATGCAACTGACGGCGATTATTTGGCCCTGATCACTACCCAGCCCACCGATCTCGACAAACTCGGTGGCATCACCCGTCAAGTTCACGCCGATCGGAACTTCCAGATGGGTGCTGCCCTCCACGAACTCCTCCACATCCTCCATACCAACAGCAGCTATATCAGAAAGCAACTCAGCGAGAGAGTTGACGAGCAGTACCAA encodes:
- a CDS encoding bifunctional DNA primase/polymerase, with product MSFSTTAASSISESSLSRSHIPDELAGFSLNRVCRPDCTVHSNCDNGGKRPVSSVDDIQSKSEVSQWVQEGGNAGIVPKANDELAILDIDSDQLAALASRYLPETFTVETQSGFHRYYRVPGWDRNFGWGELGSIRANNWMAVIPPSIHPTGTRYTVDRKSPIARISPRELELVVDKIQESQSESDSRPHSSQIPTKSVGALDFIQSDSIRNRIERYLHESNPDHSDRIWLVGWLYHVPENPNLKEQDIVDLIMQKAQWSNLNRDIVEEQVDSVIKSSG
- a CDS encoding helix-turn-helix transcriptional regulator produces the protein MFELTGFQRDLIIIISGLDEPNGLEIKEETDDYYESEINHGRLYPNLNTLIDEGLLNKEKADERTNKYELTKSGRQAIKERREWEEQYVDID
- a CDS encoding AAA family ATPase, with translation MSSTSTSSAVEYSDEDYVVHLANALINEHGGTVDASIVANLAPEYFELDGGTTTERVREIIDESDHINVNRDGAQDRIESVRAHGQPPREILEINPRLGGNEATLHALEIVNDTVAEKLNNEGLETVKDIANADPCKIEGISATMTTAKAQALVEEAQQHVSSESHLSNSGLSPYVRDDESPAATVQEVSEIDTPVGEPLVITQGLDPDDPKAHYHGLLVHQDIGHPKVPKKESNARDGEVKLFEDENGDVIEPAIPTEPTLQMPIDEIVAKTLSRNETPVMLKGPHGSGKNTVIKWLAYQTNRPYISIDAHEDMLAQDLFGSMSLDEDRKVVRRDTALTAGMKMGALIVINELPAAQAGILMSLHRFLQEGKLLIKETGELIEPHSATRILATQNPATVDYGGNSELNMATDDRWATYQHNYPPKDEEVRVLHEMANRDTQVADRATIRKMVEIAYMTRNERTMPTVSTRHLKISLNRIDDGASPKAAMKWALQSMSRETHNPKDLYGEIDDRL
- a CDS encoding non-histone chromosomal MC1 family protein, with product MVREDGKRNFVLREDGEESSVFSGNTPRQAAMKAARRLDDQGDSESEAPREELILREKGSDKLHKYEAWAWTEPAPEDSPDWLEGEVSKANVSKQGIEHLD